tcagtgtcttgcccaaggacactttgacatgctgactcataggagccggggatcaaaccagcaACCTTCCGCTTGATGGATGAACCCctgtacctctgagccacagccgcagATGAAACTGACAGCAGGTGGAACTGAGAGAAAAGGGCACAATTACAAATCCATCTGCTAATTAAGCAAGAAAACATTGGAACAAACAGAAGAGCTAACTAAGTTGTCTAGCTAGCACAACTGTTGATATAAAAACAGCATATCCTCATGCTCAGCAGTTATCCCAGGCTCTGAGCTCATATATCTCCAGGCGCTCTGCCTTGTGCTGCtgtcagaataaaacacatttgacacattttcttgCAGATACAGACACATGTGGGTGCCAAGACCACACCTGCAACTTTCAATTCTCATCTACTCCTAGAAAAAGCTTTGCGAACACCCTCAGAGCAACATAACAAGACatctccccccctctctgtctgcccccAGCTGTTCCATGTCCAGCCCACAGCCACTACGAGCTGTGCGGCTCAGCCTGTCCAGCCAGCTGTGGTCCTCAGCCAGAGGTGTGCCCCAGGCTCTGTGTGGAAGGCTGCGTCTGTGACCAGGGATACGTGCGCAGTGGGAAAGAGTAAGTACAACATTTTCACCGTTTATTTAAGGCTCTCAGCTCAGGCTGACATAATTTTACCACAGAAATAAGCATGTGAATCATGGGGTCATACCAATACGTGATGCTTTATAGTGCATTCTTACAGTGCATTATAGTGCATACACCTTTGTCAAATTCCCTTTTATCATATACAATGTTAATCTTAGCTATTCTATATTTAAGAgctatattttttactttttctacaTTACCATTatagtatttcttttttgtaaagCACATCTCTTCGGTTGTCAAGTATGTCTTAAGCCAGGCTCACACTACAGGAGTTTCAGGCTGATTTCGGTCTGGTGGTCAGTACCGATGTTGGGCCCAGATTACCTGGTAATGTGAGAGCTTCACAGATCCAACTTTAAACTTCAGTAATTATGCTTTCCAAGCTGCATCTCAACAGccaatgagagagagggagacaagtCTACAAGGAGAGAGACGTCCCTGAGCAGCTGGTGGTATTGACAAGTAACGGTGTACATTCTGGCCCTTGAGGCTACCGTTGGCTAGATTAGCATACCACTGTTGACATATAATAAAAGTGACTGCAGTTCTCTCTGAAGAACAGACACCCAGTGTCAACGACATCCCCATGACCATTTTCCACTGAGACTCATTCAGCTTTCtccttttgcattttctttccacAAAGCATTAGCAAGCTGCCTCCATTTAGTTTACATCTGATACGACTGATAAAGTGGTGATTTTTATTCTGGCAGTCAGTTAATAGATGAttattgtcatttgttttgtccCAGCAACAGTTTTATAAGTGCCAATCATGACTTATCTGTCTGCAAAGCAAGGAAACAGTGTTCAAGGAAGCACAAAGAATCCATTTCAAACTGTAACTTTGGATGATCTCCACTTGACCATTTAGCAGCTATGACTGACAGTGTAGTGTGTAATGAGCCTTGGACCCAGAGCACCAGGGAAATACgcaacaccaaaacaaaatatcaacaGATGTGATAAGGGCCTCCACAAGGGTTCTGCTTTATTCTGTGATCTTGAGGGTTAGTGGTGCATGCTCCTAAATTACATTGAGTAAGTGGATGAACATACTGGTAGCCTTACTGCACCACAGGATTCAGAGGACCAGAAGCTCATCtttgccccccaccccccagcaGGTTAATGTGTCCACTGCATGATATCGCACTGTTAATTTGAGGATATTAGTTTGTATTGTCAGTGTagacatttcaaagtaaaagttacATTcagctgtgtggtgctgtgtcACCATAGAGCATCAGTTGTAAAGGAGTTGGTGGAGTCAGTAAACATCTTTAAGACTAAACTTATTGTTTTGCTTCATTTGTCAGGTGTGTTGTCAGGGAGAAGGGCTGTGGCTGTAACCATGACGACCAATATTACCTGCCCGGTGAGGAGTTCTGGGCGGACTTACAGTGTGAGCACAGATGTGTGTGCAATGCAGCAACACAAAAGGTGCAATGTGAGCAGACCGGATGTCAGACTGGAGAGACATGCAGTGTTGTGGACGGAGTCCTGGGCTGTTACCCAGTCAGCTTTGGGACTTGTTCTGCAGTCGGAGACCCACACTTCTCCACCTTCGATGGACACAAGTTCGACTTCCAGGGCAACTGTGTCTACAAGCTGGCCAGTGTGTGTCGAGATGCTGAAGGTCTAAGGCCCTTCGAGGTGAGCTGAGgggagagcaggacagagcagTGGCTGAGTGTGAAGTTGTCACCACATGGCCAGTAAACAGCGTCGTCAGATTTACAGAATACATTGTGCATGAATCATCCACCAAAATCAAAAAGTAGACATGAGTTTGTTTTGGGTGAGCTCCAGTTTTATGACTAACACGGAAGTCCCCATAGAAAACTGTCCATAATCAGGACATGGAGCACTGTGGGCTTTTCCTGCCTCCTGTCAGACATCAGGAGAACACTTTGCATGTTTCCTCAAACACAACCCCCCTCACAAAGAGATGTTATCCATTCTTCAAGTGCATTTAGCCAATGATGCATCTGTAGATTTACTTGTTCTCAACTACATTTCAAATGTAACTGAGAATTCGTACATGTTTTCATTCCTGATTTTACTGAAGTTATTCCCCTCCATTGCTGTAACACCTAGTCAAGCACACGTTTGGCAAGTCCTTGTACTCTCATTAATCCCAATAAATGATCTATTTTATTTGTCTGCTTTATTCCTTctctgtcctctactgtcctgtCTCTCCTGCATGGTGAACTGTAGGTAAACCTGGAGAATAACAACCGTGGCAACAAGAGAGTGTCTTATGCTAAAGTGGTGACTGTTAAagtccatggaaacacatacacactttcaGTGGATTACCCTGGCAGAGTTCTGGTgagaacgcacacacacacacacacaagttgatTTTGAAAGGTTTATTAAATGGTGAGGAAGTACGGCTGAGTTGAAGTAggtaggatggatggagggttGAGTGATGGTGGGGTGAGGGTTGAGGGAAGAAGGGATGAAGGGAAGAGGGTTGGTCATCtaggactttatgtccttaaggcagacttggagtttagtcaactgattggattcatcaggctttattgataagtataattgggtatcatctgcataacagtggaaattaatggagtgtttcctgataatattaattaaggtaaataatattagtccaagcaccgaaccttgtggaactccatgataataataataataataatacattttatttataggcgcctttcaaagcactcaaggacaccgtacaacacacagataaaaacaaacagtgaaaacgTCTAACTTTAACTTAACTAACTTAATTAACTTgttaataaagaaaaagtatTAATCGAGATGGCATATTCAAACTTTTGACATTCGTTCATGTGTGTTCTAAACATataaactgagttcagagaaggagccctttgttcaaaagacagagaaacaatgTCCTCTACAACCCCTCAGGGGTCAGTACAGCAGTCCAACAaaacgtttgtgtgtgtgtgtgttttctacagGTTGATGAGCTTGAAAAATCCCTTCCGTTCACATCCAATCAGTCACTGGTCCAGGTTTATCGCAGGAACAGACAGGCTGTCCTGGAGACACAGTTTCTTAAGGTACAgacgcacacacccacacatccaCAGTGATCTCTATAGTGGCTGTGATACTACACAACCCTTAGGCACTCACACCTCGAACACTTACCTTGGTCTTAACTTAATCCTGACATGGGTCAAGTACATATTGCCTTTACAATGTATttcaaaatagatgtttttgAAAGTGGGTCCCTGATTAGGTTAAATCACACATCAGTGCCTCCAATGGGCTGCATTATCTTCTGTTTTACTCACATAATTGCAGTGATTCTGTACAGTTTTATCTCTGAAAGGCATGTATGGGGAGTTAGTCCAACATTGCAGATTCTGCCTTTAATGACACTGCCAGTATGTCTCAGCTTGAACTTTTCCACACTGATAGAACTTCTCCTTTATGTTTCATATTGGGAAAGGTCTCCTTTGACTTTGCAAGTGCAGTGAGGGTGGAGCTGGCAACAACTTATCACAATGCAACCTGTGGTCTTTGTGGAAACTTCAATGATGACCCTTCTGATGACCTGATGCTGCCCAGTGGAAAGCGGGCTGCCAACGCCAATGAGTTTGGAGTGAGCCAGTGGGTGGCAGACGTGGTGGGCTGCTCCCATGAGTGTAAGCAAGCCCTATCTATCTCCAACTTTAGCCTCTTCCAGACGTGCATCATGCTTTACTTAAATGTGGCAGCAACTTCACATCTTACACTGTCGTCACTAATAAGCTCCTTGTCACTTTTACGTTAAATTCACCATGACAGTCTGTCAAGGTCGGACGTAGGAGCGTCTCAGTGACACTTTGGTCTGCACTGACTGAGGAAACAGTAACGGAAAGGCTACAGCAGCATATGAATACAGAGATATATTAATGCACATCATCTTACTGTTGGTCCcactttcattgttttggtaccaaaacattaaagaagCACTTTCCTTTGGTGGACAACAATGGGTTCACATGTTACCTGCTGTCCTTGGCCACCTGGGCTACTTTCTTAATGGGTCCAGCTTTAGATGTAGTATGCAGGTACCGGTCCAGACAGCACTGAtgtaacagcacaaacaaaccaagagcTCATTTCCCTGAGCTATCGACAGGTGAGACATGAGATTATGTTTTCTCAGTTCTCCAGTTAGGAATGTAGGTAACGTTGTACTGTAGATTACAGCATCCAGCATGATTCAATTTATAGTGCTGTTTTTGACGTGATGGTGTACCAGTagaatgcatacacacatgtagTTAGGATATTACAGGGTCAtcacactttcatttttttactgACTGGCcctaaaaatgtaattatcaaTTTTACTAAAGCCATTTGAAATCATCTCACAGAATAGATAGTAAACATGTATTAAGATGCTGATATTGGTAGTTACCCAATATCTGGACACAGTTaggtggtgcggtggttagtATTGCTtgctcacagcaagaaggttacAGGTTTGAATCTGGGTTTGCAGTTTGAGCCTGGGGCTTTTGTGTGTGGagttctccccgtgcttggggaggttctctccaggtactcctgcttcctccaacagtccaaagatgTGCAGGTTCATTGGTGACTCTGTGTCAGCCCTGCGGTTGACTTTGCAACTGGTCCAGGGTTTACCCCTCAGTCATTGTCAGCCCTCTTCATCACAGATATTGTGTGATATCAGCTGGCTGACTTATTTCTAACTGATGTGACGCTTGTCGGAAACTAAACCTTACCACCTTACAAGTTACAAGGTGTGTTTGAGACATCAATGTTTGACATCAGTGTGCCAGCTGTCCAATAGGCAGacaagtcaatcaatcaatcaatcaatctttatttatatagcgccaaatcacaacagcgttatctcaagactctttccataaagagcaggtctagaccaaactctttaattagagagagacccaacgattcaggaattcaacatgaaggattcaagaatccccacatgagcagcatcagatattatattgtgaaacagtggaggaagaactcccctttaacaggaagaaacctggaacagacccaggctcaatgtgggcggcttctgtaggggtccgcattgggtggaggttggacagagagacagagacagagacagagagagacagagagagagagagagagagagagagagagagagagagagagacagcacaaacagcaaccaacgtactagcagtgactatagcactaacaataggagtgtgactaaaagattagcagtatgatattattgaaaaacacgGCGAGTGGCCaatgatccgcagcagtgattcatgaagcagagaaccacatcagcaggacaaGTGTATATTGTGTAACGCTTTTGGTTGATGTTCCCCTGCTGCCAGGTAAAGACTGTGCTCAGCCCCTCCCCCCTGACTTCACACCACCGAGCTACACATCAGCTTGTCATGTAATAACAGCGAGGGATGGGCCCCTGGCCGACTGTGTAGACCGAGTGGATTCGCAGCAGTACCTCGCCGACTGCATCTACGACATGGTGCTGAATGATGGTCAACAGGACTCCgcctgtgacatcatcagtgactATGTGGAAGAATGTCAGAGACAAGGAGGCTGCGTGAAGTCGTGGAGGACGAGGCGCTTCTGCTGTAAGTGtcgtgttctgtgtgtgtttgctggccgTTTGTCGCCCCGTACTGACTGCTGCTGATGGATACAGCATGAAGGACAGTCGGCTGTCACcgtcaaacagcagcagaccaaaCAATTATCAAACATTATCTCATGGCCTTCCTTGCTCAGTGGCCATGTTCTCATTGAGATGGTTtagttcaatcaatcaatcaatctttatttatagagcaccaattcacaacagtgttatctcaagacgctttccataaagagcaggtctagaccaaactctttttcACTAATGTCATGAAGGTTCTGGGGGAAGGAGGAAACCCCCATCTTTGTGAAAAGATGGTTCAGTGGCAGTCAGATTTTGGAGACAAAAGTATACATTTAGAAATTGTTTATTAACTGTGATGAATAATTTGACCTCAGACTGTCCAACGCAGACGAGTCCTGCACAGCGTCTGTCTAATGTCTAAATGACCACAGAGTGAACTGTTAGAAACGTGTGACACTTTCCATGTGTGCAGATGACATCCCTCTGTATGCTCACTGCACTGATGTGATCCagttctatttgtgtgtgtaatctgtaatctgtattctgtgtgtgtgtgtgtgtcagggatgCAGTGTGCACcctacagtatgtacagtgtcACAGCTCCTGGCTGTCCagtcagctgcagctctctgcctccacccaCTGAGTGTAAGCACCCGTCCAGTGAGGGCTGCGTGTGTAACCCTGGTTACCTGCTGAGTCAGGTAATGTTCTCCAAACCGGCCCGCCCTCCTCAGCAAAcatgtctccctgtctctctttacatttaaatcatCCTGTGATGTAGAGATGTCCCAAGCTCACTGTATTGTTTGAATTCCAAGATGAACCCACTTGTGAGCTCTCTGCAGCCAGTGTACTCAATAAGGCAGGAACCTCCCCTCTGCAGCATCTCTGTACTAACTTGAGTGGACACCCCCAGTTCTTTTCTTTCCCACCCTTTACTCCTCATCGTGACAAACCCATCCTGTGCCTGTTCACACAGTGCAGGGATTTTCCAGGGACATACCATGGATTTGTGATCATCACGTACTCTGTAACACTTTCCTAAGTGTGTGCATCCTCCTTGGGACGAGCAGGGCTGTAACCAGGGTTTTAGAAATGATCAAACCTCTACAAgtcttttcacatttgtttacatttatcttaattcattcatttacccTTTTAAACAGATTTTATGTGAACTTGATCCTCCAACgcagctttttaaatgttgtttcagaGCTTTTCACAGATGTAAAGATTATATCTTCAATGACCAGATCCCTTCATTTTTACATCAAATCACACATGAAACTGTCATGTGGGTGCATCTGCCGAATGTAACACACAAATTACAAGTAGTTAAACCTCCAAACTCCCAGAAAGAATCCAGAGGATCATGTCCCCTGAGGGGGGACCATCTGTGAGATTTAGGAATGACAGAGGACCTTTTGTTCATTAATTCCAGTGGTTCCAAAGTAGAATCTGTGAGGAGCCACAGAGGTAAAGGGTGCTCAGTGCAGGTCCTTCCCTCTGGTTATCGTGGACACAGGGCAGGTTCCCCCAACATGTTATTCAGTTCACATGGAAAGCTTTAGTGGTGTTACCAGTCCAAATCCATTCCATTCAAAGGGAGAATGTCCTGACTGTTGAATTTTGACCTTCCAGAATCGCTGCGTGCCGTTCGCCGAGTGCGGCTGCCAAATCAATGGTGAGTACGTCAGGCCTGGACAGAAGTTCTACACTGACTCCAACTGCcagcgtcagtgtgtgtgtcatggagGGATGGTGTCCTGTAAGAACAAACCCTGCAAGAGACATCAACGATGTGGAGTGTGGAAGGGAGTGAGGGGCTGCTATGCCAAATGACCAGTCTCCCTCAGCTGGCATGGGAAGAAGAGATAGATCAGGGACAAACACGTGCagagctttttcttttcattacatGTTTGGTGTTTAGTGACAGTCTATCCAGGAATATTGTGTTTCTACTGTAAGCTATCAGTCCTAATTATAGATTCTTCTGCAGTCTAAATATATAGATACTAAAAGCTTTATAAAAATCATGGACAACAACTAAGGACAGCTAATGGAGTCCCCACAACACCCCTCTGACACCAAGCTGAGTATCAGAGCCAGAGACTTTTTATCATGTGCCTCAGTATCTTACCAAACGAAAGCCTTCTTCACTTTATCGTAGAATCGCTAGTTTCTACTCTGTTG
The nucleotide sequence above comes from Pempheris klunzingeri isolate RE-2024b chromosome 8, fPemKlu1.hap1, whole genome shotgun sequence. Encoded proteins:
- the LOC139204896 gene encoding IgGFc-binding protein-like, with the protein product MVSMSSSYYENVAGLCGNYNGNKEDELTTAGGTTAVNVTDWAGTWGITDGDPFCYHYCDGVCPQCSEEDRIRFSGPEYCGILSDKKGPFSGCHSSLPVAEFVSDCLYDVCINEGRLEVLCEALSSYLAECQEAGAKVLPWRQLTNCSVPCPAHSHYELCGSACPASCGPQPEVCPRLCVEGCVCDQGYVRSGKECVVREKGCGCNHDDQYYLPGEEFWADLQCEHRCVCNAATQKVQCEQTGCQTGETCSVVDGVLGCYPVSFGTCSAVGDPHFSTFDGHKFDFQGNCVYKLASVCRDAEGLRPFEVNLENNNRGNKRVSYAKVVTVKVHGNTYTLSVDYPGRVLVDELEKSLPFTSNQSLVQVYRRNRQAVLETQFLKVSFDFASAVRVELATTYHNATCGLCGNFNDDPSDDLMLPSGKRAANANEFGVSQWVADVVGCSHECKDCAQPLPPDFTPPSYTSACHVITARDGPLADCVDRVDSQQYLADCIYDMVLNDGQQDSACDIISDYVEECQRQGGCVKSWRTRRFCWMQCAPYSMYSVTAPGCPVSCSSLPPPTECKHPSSEGCVCNPGYLLSQNRCVPFAECGCQINGEYVRPGQKFYTDSNCQRQCVCHGGMVSCKNKPCKRHQRCGVWKGVRGCYAK